In Suncus etruscus isolate mSunEtr1 chromosome 9, mSunEtr1.pri.cur, whole genome shotgun sequence, the genomic window TGCACTGAAGCCTTCATTTTGGTGGTCATGGCCTATGACCGTTATGTCGCTATTTGCCACCCTCTGCACTACCCTGTCCacatgaccccccaaaacaatactGCATTGGCAGCCAGTGCCTGGCTCACAGCTCTCCTCTTGCCCATCCCTGCAGTGGTACAGACTTCAAACATGGCTTTTGACAACATCACCCACATTTATCACTGCTTCTGTGACCACTTAGCTGTGGTCCAGGCCTCCTGCTCAGACACAACACCACAGACCTTCATGGGCTTCTGCATTGCCATGACAGTGTCCTTTCTGCCCCTTCTCCTGGTGATTCTCTCTTATGCCCACATCTTGGCCTCAGTGCTTCGTATCAGCTCTCGAGAAGGACGCTCCAAAGCCTTCTCTACCTGCAGCTCTCACCTCCTCGTGGTTGGTACCTACTACACATCCATCGCCATTTCCTATGTAGCCTATAGGGCTGACCTGCCACTCGACTTTCATATCATAGGCAACGTGGTGTATGCCATTCTCACTCCTGTTCTAAACCCCCTTATCTACACCCTGAGAAATAAGGATGTCAAAACAGCCATCACCAAAATGGCATGTTCTTGAGACCCAGGGCACCTGGGAAACACTGATTCATAAGTTTGGTTCGTtggctggttttgttttgttttgttattggatttctgattttagaataaatttgacTTGATCTTTCATGTATTTATATTGGTGAGAAGGGAGGAAGATTAAGACCACAACTAGGATTTATTCTTTtatgtgctcagtgatcactcaacAATACTCAGGATTCAgtgtcagccgcatgcagggcaagtgaTTCACCCCCTGTATTATTATCTGACTGACCCTGACATTTTCTTCTAAAGGAAAAGTTAAAAAGATTCAAAATTCAATTGAATCCAGTTTAATTTAATCTATTCACaaatcagagagaaaagaaagtaattcaGAGCCAGAACTGGAACATCAATGCTCAAAATACAGTTTCAGGCATCCTTCCATTGCCATAAAGgagtacttttctttctttagtgatCAAAACTATAACAATtttcaaaactaataaaaattttctattaaaattttaagctGTTGATTTCAAATTTCACAGAGCTGACTAAAACTGTGgttttatttacattaatttaggctcctttcctctgtttttttttctgtttatccaGTCACTGCCCAAGGTAGGTATTCTTTCTCTGAgccatatacaaataataaaaatatattcaataataaaaactatattaataaataatttaaaaaacattgatTCTCAGAAAGTCCAAGAGTTTTATTAGTAAAC contains:
- the LOC126018424 gene encoding olfactory receptor 2AT4; amino-acid sequence: MEMIACNESKGSSTIFYLVGLPTLPASLFLPVFFIFLFLYLLILVGNALILVAVVAEPNLHKPMYFFLLNLSALDILFTTTTVPKILSLLLLGDRFISFPACFLQMYLFHSFSCTEAFILVVMAYDRYVAICHPLHYPVHMTPQNNTALAASAWLTALLLPIPAVVQTSNMAFDNITHIYHCFCDHLAVVQASCSDTTPQTFMGFCIAMTVSFLPLLLVILSYAHILASVLRISSREGRSKAFSTCSSHLLVVGTYYTSIAISYVAYRADLPLDFHIIGNVVYAILTPVLNPLIYTLRNKDVKTAITKMACS